The genomic window aaatcaaagtaaaagagTAGTTATTCTTGATTCAACTAAAACCTGTAACAAATCATATAGAATTCCATAGATCtctttgatttgggttttgatttttgatgacTTGAAATTCGACACCACCGAAAGAGACGAGATAAGTAGAGAACGGCgatgaaattagggttccgTCGACTGAACGAGAGAAGAGAgcgacaattttttttttttttttttttgcgcgGATGAACAGTAAGATGTGCtgaaaaaatgagaaactgAAAGTTTTAAGGgaatttttggtttcagatgACGTAGATTAGGGTAAATGACATGGACTAATGACATGGataatcacttttttttatttattttttaattaaaaacgaatttaataataatatttaattaaaactaatcGAGGATCTTAAGTGTAATTACACAAGTACAGAAAATATacgaataataaaaaaagatgtgtTCTATTATAGGAATAAACATACAATTGTGTTCTATTCTAGtaattatttcataaaaagaaCATCTAATACATGGGTATGAAACTTGAACAAAATCAGCTACAACCTCATCAAGTATTGGGTTCAAATTGCCCATGGAGGGCACACGTCCACTGATGAGTACGCATGCTCCCGGCTGAGCCCGAGACAataataagaacaaaagaatatgttgtttctttccttaTTAAGAATGAAGGGACCTGGGCAACGACAATGACACGTGCTGCAAAGCGGCCGTGAAGAGCTATTGTTAGCCAGCAATTCATAATCGCCGTTAATCTTTCCTCCTGGTTTGGCATACCTGATATCTCCAACTACACACAATATATGAAACGTGACTCCGCAATCTTTACAAGTATAGAACcaagtttttggatttgtttccCTTTCACAAATATCACACCAATATTTGCCGCTTGCGTTTTCATCACCATAACAAAGAGTGAGTGGATGATCATCGTATCTGGGAAGCATTACCGTTTTTGGTAGAGTGGCacaacaaaaatccaaataataATTGCATTTGCTACAACCAAGTACTTCTGTTTCATCAATACCGCAGTTCTGACAAGTCTTCACTTGACCATATCGTAGTTTGTAGTAGAGTAAATGATGATCATGACTTCCATGAATAAAAGGCACGGTAATCGAACTGCACAATAAGTCAAACTTATCCCTATATGAATTGTAGATGAATCCTTCGCTAAACATTTGACGACAAGCTCGACATCTCCCTAAGACGTATGGTATCCATTGGAGGCTAAGATCCAGAGGCTGTGGGCTAAGAAAATGTCGTTTCTTTGTAGCAAGATTAGCACACCTTTCATGGAGAAAAAAACCGCAATATGATTTTGAACACTTGTAGAATGTGTAAGAGCCGATGGGATGAACACATGCTCCACATAAGCTGCTTTCTTCATCGTCATTGTGGAGGCTAAGGTTATGTTCATGAGCGAAATGAGTGATCGTGTTGTCATCATTCCTCTTAAATGGCTCAatatcttcaacttcttcaggTACTCCATCAAGCTCTTTTCCATCCCATACATCTTTCCTTGTTGCACACAGTGAATGAATAGCATAATTAGGACAAAGAGAGCATGAATAAGCCCCATATGACCAATCAATCTCTTCCCAACAAACTCCACATCTCCATTCTCCAGGACCAAGAGGATACTTGTACGAAACACGGTGATCATGGTGATTAACATGAATGACACGTGGTAAACGAGCACACTTTTGATGGAACATCCTGAAATCACATTGAACACATACGTAAGGAGCACGGTCGCCTTTCGTCCCACAAGCATCACAAATGAAGGATATCAATCTTGGCATGAGTGTGAGTGTATGCTCATGGACCTTGAGATCTGAAAGAGCGACTGGTATGGGATTTTCAACCGCGCATTCCATATCCAAGTTGAACTTACAAATATCGCAATGATAAAGTAAGTTTCCAGTTTCTTTTCCACATATATGACAACTTCGGTCTTCCGTGTAATCTGGAGCTCCATTGGTGATAAGCTTAAGAGGGTGACTGAGATGAGAAGGATGATTAATCTCTGGTGAGTCAAATACGGAAACACAACTCTCATGAATCACCAACCTGCAACGAGGGCAGAAATAGCCATGTTTGCCACCCTCATAACAAAAATCGCACCACATATCAGAGCTAAAATCAACCATGAGTAGAAGATGGGGATGCCATGGCTTACTCAGACGGGCTAGGGTACATATGCCATCAATCATGCAATCAATGTCCAAATTGACTTTACAATCATAGCAATGATAAAGAAGGTGTTTGGTGTTTTTACCGCAGAGATGGCATTTTGAGTCGGTGTGAACAGGAGCTCCGGTTGTGAGAAGTTTAAGACAATGCCCATCATGAGAAGGGTGGTGGAATATATCTTCTGTCATGAACACAAACGCACATTTCCGGTGAACAGTAAACTTGCATTCACTGCAAGAGAACCCATCACCAGACGATCGATCGCAAGCATCACATTCCAAACTATCACCAGAGCTAACAATGGATACACGATGCTCGTGTCCTTCTAGCCTAAAAGTCATGGCGGTTGTGGAtagcagagaaagaaaattaaggTTTGGGGTAATAACAGTTTGGGTTTCtgtaatattattgttatttctctatatatactcTAATTATAGCAACGCTACTTGTTAGATTATcatatacattaatatattagTAATAATATAGATGACAAATAAACATTAGTAACGCTACCTAGTGGGCACGTCTTTAgtctttgtttaatttaaacacTAATATCGATGGTCCCGTTCAGGTTTTGTTTGCCATGTTAGTTTGTTGACTTCGAGTCTTcgacttttattttttaaaatattatttttgcgGGGAAATAATCcgaaaaaaacttatttattttttctttttctttttaatatatgtaatattaaattttctaaaacaatatatgaattaatttttatgtcttttaaattttcgtttatttaaattttagcaAAATCACATATCCGAGTTAATGGATGCTTTAATTATAGTTGAAACTTAACTCATGGTTTTTAAGAATACATACACAATCTAGTTTTAAactttacaaatatattagcTTAGTATCGTGGTTAAATGTGGATGAAATATTCATATAAACCAGAGTTTGAATCTTCTTTAAGTCCCTTTTAGAAATAAGGATCTCGAATCAATATTTCCAGCTGCTGATTGATTTTTGCattgacgaagaagatgaagtccCAAAAAAAACGATTAAAGATATGGAGACGAGATTCGAACCTAGATTAAACAGGAGCCGAGATTCGTCGGAGAAAGAAGTCGCCGTAGGAAGGAAATCGCGGAAGTAATCACCGAAGAAACTAAGACACAAATATTTGACGAATTgatgtttttctattttctcccaaatcACTTAACCTAATATTTTATGACTATTGGGCCGCCCATGTCCATCACATCCAGTCCGCTAAAGCCCATGTCCGTTAACGACCATGACCATTAATGCCCGCTTCATAATGGGCTTGTCCATACCTATCCATTAAGCATTGGAAACGAGCAGTCCCCCCATTTTGACAACTCTAGGCAGATGAGATGAGGCGAAGGATACGGAAGAAGAGAATACTGGTGAAACTCAAAAGAAAGCAGATCGAATTCTAACGACGCGAAGAGAAGAGATGTTTAAATGCTTTATTTTTCAGCAAAATCCAATTATTCAATATCGAGGAGAGGAATGGGTATAAATGAATTTAGCAAAAGGGATTTGCATAGAAAGTGACTAGTCTCATCATTCTTGctattaaaaccaaaatcagatTTGTGGAGATCATGGTTCATGTTTTCTCTCGCAAGGCATGGCGCTGTGTATGGCATATGATTCAGGTATGTAATAGAAACAAATtccctttcttctctctgtaaAAGTGACTCAAAAATCACTGTCTTCAGCAAATTCCAGAACTAAGATTTTGCATTTTGTGGACAGCCTTTGGCAATTGTATTACAGAACTCCGTTGAATATATATCATAGGAAAAACTAGTCCCCTTCAAGACTCTATATAATTACAATTAACCCCTTAAGTAAATATTCACATATACTCTTCTAATCATACTTCTCAAGCTCAAAGCctacacatatataattagaaaattagaaagatGCAGGAGAGAGTGGACAAAAGTTGAATCTCAGGTTTCTCTCCTTGTCTGTTTTTGTGTGGCGTGATGGTAGCTATTTCTCTGGTATCATTTGAGTTTTGCTGTCACTCATGTCTGTGTTGCTATTGGTTTTGACTACGGTTTTCTAATTGAGTTGTGGCTTATCCGGTCTTATTGGTGCTATCCGACGTTCACATGTTTTATGAGAAACCTTAGTGGATCTCTCTCTAGTTCTGTTAGTGATTTGATATTTGTCTGTTTCTTTAATGAGCTCTATCTTTTGGTTGTTAGTCACTGGATCCGAAGGTTTCTAACGTTTCGGCTTGTGTCTACTTTCTGTGGGCTTTAGTATCCGGTGATATCCTTGTCTTCACCAGATTTGTAATCCAATACATCATTTATGTTTCTAATACAAATTCAAGTgacataaaaaagaagaaagtgcACGAGCCAAAGCTGCATATGACCGTATGTAAGAATACGATCATGTGTAATTTTAAATGTAGGTACGCACAAAAtaatacaacaacaacaacaacaaccgaTTCCagttcataaataaaaacaacaaaaataacaaataagtTCCAAACTCGAACATTAACTACGTACCAccttataaaaacaaataacaaaaaagaacaaaagtacgacgttgacaaaaaaagaaaaaagaaaaaaaaaactaccagCTCGTATTCGATTCTAACTCTAACGCCCATGGAGGGCAGACGGTATGATATTCGTCAAAATGGAACTTTAGGTGAGATTTGAAACAGTAAAAAGAACAGAAGAACTCGGGGTCATAGTCGACCCAACCTAAAACAATGAAGGTACCTGGGCAACGACAATGACAATTGTAGCAAATTGGTCGTGTAGAACTATTGTTAGGTAGCACAAAACCCCCCTCACAGATATTTCCTCCTGGTTTGGCATACCTGATATCTCCAAGTACACATAAAATATGCAAAGTGACCCCGCTTTCTGAACCAGTGTAGAACCAAGTCTCTGTATTCGTTTCTCTTTCACAAATATCACACCAATATTTGTCGCTCGATTTTTCACCGTAACAGAGAGTGAGTGGATGATCATCATACCTAGGAAGGCTAACCGTTAATGGTAGAGTGGCGCAacgaaaatccaaaaaataattgcACTTGAGGCAACCTATGACGACTTTAGTATGATCGATGCCGCAGCTCTGACAAGTCTTAAAGTGACCGTGTTGTAGTTTAAGGTAGAGTAAAGGATGAGGATGACTTCCATGGATAAAAGGCACATCAATGGAACTGCATAGCAAGTCAAAAGTCCCATATGTATCATGGTCATAGACGAATCCTTCAGAACAAACTTGAAGACATGCAGAACAAGCTGTTGGCGAGTCATCAGACTGTTCCAATACAGAAAGATGGAGAGGTTCTGGGCTCAGAAAATGTCGTTTCTTCTTACGTAAATTAGCACACATTTCATGGAGAATGAAAATGCATTCTGATTCTGAACATTTGTAAAATGTGTAAGAACCGATGGGACGAACACATGCTCCACACAAGCTGTTTTCTTCACCGTCTTTCCTGAGGCTCATGAGGTTATGTTGATGAGCGCAGTGAGTAATTGTGCTGTCATCATTCCTCTTGAATGGCTCGAtgtcttcaatttcttcaggTACTCCATCGAGTTCTATTCCATCCCACACATCTTTCCTTGTGGCGCACAATGAATGAATAGCATAATTAGGACAAAGAGAACATGAATAAGCCCCATATGACCAATCAATCTCTTCCCAACAAACTCCACATCTCCATTCTCCAGGACCAAGAGGATACTTGAAGGATACACGGTGATCATGGTGATTGACATGAATGACACGCGGTAAACGAGCACATTTTTGATGGAAGGTCATGAAATCACATTGAACACACATGTAAGGAGAACGATCACCTTTCGTACCACAGGCATCACAAACGAAGGAGATCAATCTTGGCATGAGTGTGAGTGTATGCTCATGGACCTTGAGATTTGAAAGAGCGACTGGTGGAGGTCTTTCAATCGCACAACGCATATCCAAGTTGAACTTACAAATATCACAATGATAAAGTAAGTTCCCAGTGTTTTCTCCACATATATGACATCTTTGGTCTGTGTAATTTGGAGCTCCATCGGTGAGACGCTTAAGAGGGTGTCTAACATGTGCAGGGTGAGTGATCTCTGGTGAGTCAAATATGAAGGTACATCTTGTATGAATCACCAACCCGCAACGAAGGCAGCGATAGCCCTTGCTGTCTTCGTTGCCAATCTTGTGACAAAAGCTGCACCtatcaaaatatgaaagacCAAGCACTAGAGGATGGTGATGCCACGACATATTCAGATGGAATGGGGCAGATCTGTGATCAGCTATGCAACCAATGTCCAAATTGAGTTTGCAATCAGAGCAATGATAAAGAAGGCGTTTGGTGTTTTTACCGCATAGATGACATTTGGGATCGGTGTGATCAGGAGCTCCGGTTGTGAGAAGCTTAAGACAATGTCCATCATGAGATGGGTGGTCGAATATCTCTTTTGCCGTGAACACATATACACATTTCTTGTGAATATTAAACTTGCATTCGCTGCATGAGTAGCCACCAACATGCAACTGATCGCAAGCATCGCATTCCATACCATCACCTTGGTTAACGACGGATACAAGATGCTCGTGTCCACGTACATTCTCAGTCATGGCGTTTGCGGTTAGCAGAGGtggagagagaagaaagtttATGTTTGGGGTAATAGCACTTTGGTTTAATGTAATAATGAATCAATATAGTTGTTGTTCCTCTATATACTCTAATTATATAAATGCTACTTGCTGCTGCGTTAATATTCACGTTGACAAATATATAGTAAGACAACAAGTGGGCAAGTCGTTAGtctttgtttagtttaaaCACTAATATCAATTGTCTCGCTCAGGTTTTGTCTGCCATATGTTATAGTTCGTTTATTTGAACTTCTTTATTACCAagtttgctttcttttttaccTGATGATAAAAGAAGATTGATTTCGTTGTATCAATCCAGATCATAGAAGGAATAAGTCAAATTCATGACAGCTAACATTGAGTCGATGATGATAATTAGTCTGTAACAGAAATCACactgtttttgtttagtcttctcttgtttctctatAAACTCTAATTATATCAACGATACTTGTTACATTAATTCTATATATGTACTCTAACACTTAACACTAGACCTTAAATTGTGtggaatatataaaaaaaaaaaagagaggtaaCGATATGTTGTCTTTAGGATTATTGTTAAAACTAgtattaacataaaaattgcatgtattattattaacttATGGTTTATCAGAAAAAGTTGAGTATGCatgataaaatattaacaCATTTGCCATTGATTAACCACAAACATACAAAAACTTAAGTTAGACTATTGATCTTTGTTCGTTGagtacaaaaatatttcatgtcttgctctttttgtttttttgtgaaacttttgttttgtgtatgtAAACATGTCTATTTTTGTATTGTATGATATGGCataatgatttaattaaactaaaagGGGTGACTACAATGGTTCACTCCTAAAAGTAGATCCAAGAATTGTTCGCtaaaaaaagagttaagaaAATAGGGAGAAATTGTAGTCCCGAACCGAAGCTGCACCGAGGCAAGGCAAGATAAATATGATCGTGTGTGATCACGTTGAAGTCGTCGGGTAATGTAAAATGTAAGCAGACTAATAACTTTCGTGAATAGTTTACAACAAGTCAACAACATTCAATTCAAACTCAtacaataaaatcatatatatatatcaaaattggCTAACTCTCTCTATATGggtgacacatcatcacaccaGTAAGTGCCAAAACTTAGTGATAAAAATttagtatcatcatcatcactctctaAATTACTATCATTAAAGTATAACAAAACTTAgtgataaaaatttaaaagtttcacaTTGCATTAAATTATCCACTAATCTCACtcttaacaaaatatcttcatttaaaagaaaaaatacaaaaaatcatgttaatgTATCAAACACTACtctcattttacttttcttatttttgctatttttataATAGTCATTATTTGATAATGACTAGAAATTTTCGTGCATTACAACTTAactgttttgttatttaacCTTCCTTAGTTTAGAAATTTTAACttagtcttttctttttattacctttttttgtttacatgatATGgtctttttgtgtgtttatgaTAAATTGGTAACATTAATACTGACATGCATCTTTTGTTAAATAGTGATCTTTTGAGATGTTAGATATACCAAAAAGTTCAATATACGACCCTTTCTCTAATATGGATATAtgcaaatgaaaaaagaaaaacctaaaaGTGTTGACTCAAAAGACTATttaatttctgattttttttttttcatgtgaaaacttttaaaacaaatgagtagtttatatatttgttattcaaattatgtCAATCCAATATTTAGCCATGAGCCTATCATGATGTGATTGGAATACTAGATTAGGAGAGAATACATGGAACAAGAAATTATTTGCTTAGAATCAAGTTAGACAACTTTCAAACCAAATAAGTAGCATAATTGCATACCATTATATCATATTGTTGATGTAAGTATTTCAtgatagttaaaaaaatttagaaacttgggtatatagataaaaagatttatacatgaaaaaaatataattgatatttgaatcaaaagtgaatctaactatacaaatataattacataaaatgaatataactttattaactacataataacatacacgaaaataacataaattagaaataaaaatagttaaacataattatttttaaacaaatttcaaacaacaaCCCACGCGTAGCGTGGGTACTCAcctaatataaataaaagcaCAAAAACCACATATGagtgttcttttttgtttaaagataCATATTCTTTTAGAGAGAGCCAATCGGAAAccaataaatttatatgaaaaacaaaagatacatGGGTTCTTATTTTAGTAGCTAAACAAATTATCCGGatattgataaaaacaaacttaagaCTAATACAACATGATAGAAAAATGGATCTCAAGACCctaaaacaaaagtgaaattCGCCACCAAAATAGGCCACTTGATTTGGCTGTAGACTAACCATTGACAAGGGCAACATATGAGTTCCACACTCAAAAGTTAATTACCACCTCATCATGTCTTGAGTTCTAACTTCTTAACCCATGGAGGGCACATGATATGATAGTCGTTGCTATAACGAAATATGACATgttttaaacaataaaaagaacaGAAGAACACGTTGTAGCCATCATGATCCTCGCCGTAgccaacaaaattaataaaaaaggtACCTGGGCAACGACATTTACAGTTGAGACAAATTGGTCGTGTAGAACTACTGTTAAGTTGCAATTCAAACCCCTCACAGATATTTCCTCCTGGTTTGGCGTACCTGATATCCCCAAGTACACATAAAATATGCAAAGTGACCCCGCTTTCTAAACCAGTGTAGAACCAAGTCTCTGGATTCGTTTCTCTTTCACAAATATCACACCAATATTTGCCGCTCGCCTTTTCACCATAACAGAGAGTGAGCGGATGATCATCGTATCTGGGAAGACTGACTGTTAACGGTAGTGTGGCACaatgaaaatccaaaaaataattgcACTTGAGGCAACCTATGACGACTTTAGTATGATCGATGCCACAGCTCTGGCAAGTCTTAAAGTGGCCGTCTTGTAGTTTAAGGTAGAGTAAATGATGAGGATGACTTTCATGGATAAAAGGTACATCAATGGAACTGCATACTAAATCAAACATCACACCATACACAAATCCTTCAGAGCAAACTAGAAGACAAGCGTCACACCATTTAGGGAAGTTACCATAGTTTTTCCATTGAGATATAACTAGCTGTTCTGGGCTCAGAAAATGTCGTTTCTTCTTGCGTAAATTAGCACACGTTTCATGGAGAATGAAACTGCAATCTGATCTTGAACACTTGTAGAATGTGTAAGAACTGATGGGACGAGCACATGCTCCACAATAACTGCCTTCTTCACCGTCTTTTCCGAGGCTCATGAGGTTATGTTCATGAGCGAAATGAGTGATCGTGTTGTCATCATTCCTCTTAAATGGCTCAatatcttcaacttcttcaggTACTTCATCAAGCTCTTTTCCATCCCATACATCTTTCCTTGTTGCACACAGTGAATGAATAGCATAATTAGGACAAAGAGAGCATGGATAAGCCCCATATGACCAATCAATCTCTTCCCAACAAACTCCACATCTCCATTCTCCAGGACCAAGAGGATACTTGTACGAAATGCGATGGTCATGGTGATTGACATGAATGACACGTGGTAATTGAGCACACTTTTGATGGAAAATCATGAAATCACATTGAACACAGATGTAAGGAGAACGGTCACCTTCCGTCCCACAAGCATCACAAACGAAGGAGATCAATCTTGGCATGAGTGTGAGTGTATGCTCATGGACCTTTAGATTTGAAAGAGCAATTGGTGGAGGGCTTTTTGCCGCACACCGCAGATCCAAGTTGAATTTACAAATATCACAATGATAAAGTAAGTGCTGAGTGTCTTCTCCACATATATGACATCTTGGGTCTGTGTAATTTGGAGCTCCATCGGTGAGAAGCTTAAGAGGGAGTCTGACATGAGAAGGGTGAGTGATCTCCGGTGAGTCAAATACGGGGACACATGTGAGATGAATCCTAAACCCGCACTGAAGGCAGTGACAGCCAAGTTCGTTAACCCCATTACAAAATTCGCAAATATCTGTATAACATATTTGTATAGGATGGTGGTGCCATGACACAAGCAGATGGTCTTTGGAAGCTGCAAATATGTGGTGACTTATGCAATCAATGTCCAGATTGAGTTTACAGTCAGAGCAATGATAAAGAATGCTCTTGGTGTATTTACCGCAGAGATGACAATTTGGGTCGGTGTGATGAGGAGCTCCGGTTGTGAGAAGTTTAAGACAATGTCCATCATGAGAAGGATGGTCGAATATCTCCGGTATGTTGAACAAAAATGCACAAATGTGGTGAATAGAAAAGTCGCATTCATTGCATATATAGCCAACACCGTAGCCAACAGCAGTCCGTCGATCGCAAGCAGCACACTGGTGAAAAGGAGTGTTGACGATGAATAGATCATGCGCATGTCCGCGAAATTTAAAAACCGGGAAGGTTGCGGTATCCATATTTATGTTTGGATAGTAGcactttggttttgtgttcTAATGGATCAATATAGTCGTGTTTCTATATACTCTAGTTATAGCAATGCTACTTGTTACATTATCAGATACTACATTAATTTTGACGTTGACATGTCTATAGTAAATTAGTAATACAACTAGTGGGCACGTACGTcgttattatttgtttgatttgtataGTAATACAACCATGTTAGTTAGTTTACTAcgacttttatttattttcctatCTTTGCTTTTCAAACTCTCATGCAagttttattcctttttttttaattcaataacaagttgtttaattaattaagacaaCAAAAGTCATGACAGCTAACATTGAGCCCAACGATGATAATTGATACCTTCGAgatttttgattagttttctcttgttttgtttcataaaatatattgaaatgaCTATTTAATTAGATGGtatcaaatttgtttaatctttatttaaataaaaattcatatcgaatttgtataattttcttacttttgtCTGCCCCGTTAGATTGTTTATTTCGActtctttattttatgatCTTTGCTCTTCCTCTTCCCAACTTTGCTGCTCAATAACTTTAGTAATGGTTTGAGCAGGGCTTAcctggaaaaaaacaaaaaatgtcatACGACCagttttaaattgattttcaaaggttttaaaaaaagtattattacAAAAAGTATTAGAAAATAGATACTATcacaaattttccaaaaacatttaagCCCAAAATTAACTATGAGATTCGGGGAAATCATGTTTGATTCGAACCCGAATCAATACTACtcaaagaaagagacagaaacttctttttcttttgccacTGGACTTTGACGATTtggttataacaaaaataataattacctTGAAGATAGAAAAGAATCAaaccctttaacaaaaaaaaagaagatagaaaaaaattgatttcattAGCTGTATCAAATTCAGATCATTGATGGAAGATGTGAAAAGTCATAACAGCTAACATTGAGCCGATGATGACACCTCTGAAGATTAatcattaaaatataaaatcacGCGGTTTGTAtcagaaaattttgatatgacgaagttttcaaaaacaaatatactgAAGGATTCTCTCTAGCTATGTGACATGGTGGCCACCTTAGAAAAAATATACGAGTTCAGTTTGAAAGTTTCAACATATCAATTcgaaaaaaatgcaaaagaaaacaaaaatcccaCTGATTTCGTTTTCACctaaaaaatttgataaatttttatttagttttaatatttatgtcTAAGTTAAGCTCTTCAATTTGTATCCGTTGTGTTATGCAATATCAATGAAACCAAACCGGTGCGTGACACGAGTAATCGCGTAATGTAGTTCTTCGGGCAGAAGGCAGTACTGAATTGATTACACGGACATGGTAATGGTTGTTCTTTCTCCTTGGTTTGACAATGTTTagatgaatcttcttcttatgctTCTTGGCTCATTCCTTGACTTTACATTTCTCAGTTCTCATATAACTTCTCTATAATGCTGTTTAACTACGATGGCCGGTCCAATGAGAAGAGTTTGAATGGTCCAAGCAAGCCATTCATGTGAACAttctgaaacaaataaattggTTAGTGGCTACTTACCTAAGCTGGAACGCCAATCTTCTTCCTAGTAGGAGTTTTTGATGTAGTGAATATCGAATGTTTTAGTGGAGCCACTTCCCAGATCTTCATAGTATTCCAATTCTCTTTTGTCCAGTTAAAGCCATTGTTAGCTCCTTGAAGGTGATTTAGCCGTGTAGATCCCAAATTTTTGTGGTAGCCAAGCATAAGTTGAAAGAATATGCGGAATTGTATTAAAGATTAAGAGAGttatgaagaacaagagagttTGTATGTGAGAGAATATGAGACCAAATCATGTTGATAGAATTAGAATTGTAACCTTTGTGTGTTTACAATGCTTTAAAGACACACAAAGAGAATATGACCGTTTACAATTAACGTAAGACTGAAAGAGACATAAGAGAAGAGGTTCCTTGGTCTTGGTGATGAGAGTGACTGGTCATTGGTTGACCTTGTTGCTAAAGACACTCGTGAGTCCTCTTCAACGGCTACAAGAGATATTTGTGTGCCTTCACCTCTTCTAGAAGCTCTTCATAGACTTCTCATATGTTCGGCCCACTCTCTTGTAGTACATATCCAATACTAGGCCTTTCTTATTTGAGTCTTGATCAATATAAGTATCCTCGGCTCCATTAGTACTCAG from Arabidopsis thaliana chromosome 3, partial sequence includes these protein-coding regions:
- a CDS encoding Cysteine/Histidine-rich C1 domain family protein (Cysteine/Histidine-rich C1 domain family protein; FUNCTIONS IN: zinc ion binding; INVOLVED IN: intracellular signaling pathway; EXPRESSED IN: stem, sperm cell, root; CONTAINS InterPro DOMAIN/s: Protein kinase C-like, phorbol ester/diacylglycerol binding (InterPro:IPR002219), DC1 (InterPro:IPR004146), Zinc finger, PHD-type (InterPro:IPR001965), C1-like (InterPro:IPR011424); BEST Arabidopsis thaliana protein match is: Cysteine/Histidine-rich C1 domain family protein (TAIR:AT5G42840.1); Has 1850 Blast hits to 730 proteins in 46 species: Archae - 0; Bacteria - 0; Metazoa - 83; Fungi - 0; Plants - 1744; Viruses - 0; Other Eukaryotes - 23 (source: NCBI BLink).), which codes for MTFRLEGHEHRVSIVSSGDSLECDACDRSSGDGFSCSECKFTVHRKCAFVFMTEDIFHHPSHDGHCLKLLTTGAPVHTDSKCHLCGKNTKHLLYHCYDCKVNLDIDCMIDGICTLARLSKPWHPHLLLMVDFSSDMWCDFCYEGGKHGYFCPRCRLVIHESCVSVFDSPEINHPSHLSHPLKLITNGAPDYTEDRSCHICGKETGNLLYHCDICKFNLDMECAVENPIPVALSDLKVHEHTLTLMPRLISFICDACGTKGDRAPYVCVQCDFRMFHQKCARLPRVIHVNHHDHRVSYKYPLGPGEWRCGVCWEEIDWSYGAYSCSLCPNYAIHSLCATRKDVWDGKELDGVPEEVEDIEPFKRNDDNTITHFAHEHNLSLHNDDEESSLCGACVHPIGSYTFYKCSKSYCGFFLHERCANLATKKRHFLSPQPLDLSLQWIPYVLGRCRACRQMFSEGFIYNSYRDKFDLLCSSITVPFIHGSHDHHLLYYKLRYGQVKTCQNCGIDETEVLGCSKCNYYLDFCCATLPKTVMLPRYDDHPLTLCYGDENASGKYWCDICERETNPKTWFYTCKDCGVTFHILCVVGDIRYAKPGGKINGDYELLANNSSSRPLCSTCHCRCPGPFILNKERNNIFFCSYYCLGLSREHAYSSVDVCPPWAI
- a CDS encoding Cysteine/Histidine-rich C1 domain family protein, which translates into the protein MRVVFPYLTHQRLIILLISVTLLSLSPMELQITRKTEVVIYVEKKLETYFIIAIFVSSTWIWNARLKIPYQSLFQISRMFHQKCARLPRVIHVNHHDHRVSYKYPLGPGEWRCGVCWEEIDWSYGAYSCSLCPNYAIHSLCATRKDVWDGKELDGVPEEVEDIEPFKRNDDNTITHFAHEHNLSLHNDDEESSLCGACVHPIGSYTFYKCSKSYCGFFLHERCANLATKKRHFLSPQPLDLSLQWIPYVLGRCRACRQMFSEGFIYNSYRDKFDLLCSSITVPFIHGSHDHHLLYYKLRYGQVKTCQNCGIDETEVLGCSKCNYYLDFCCATLPKTVMLPRYDDHPLTLCYGDENASGKYWCDICERETNPKTWFYTCKDCGVTFHILCVVGDIRYAKPGGKINGDYELLANNSSSRPLCSTCHCRCPGPFILNKERNNIFFCSYYCLGLSREHAYSSVDVCPPWAI